A section of the Fusobacterium perfoetens genome encodes:
- a CDS encoding Na+/H+ antiporter NhaC family protein → MTSVKPSFKGLIPFIVFILVYLGAGIFFEIRGVEMAFYQLPSPVAIMCGVIAAFLLFKGTITEKFETFISGCGHSDIIIMCIIYLLAGAFAGVSKAMGGVESTANLGLTFIPPQYITAGIFIITSFISTATGTSVGAIVAIAPIALELSSKANVPLAIILSAVMSGSMFGDDLSMISDTTIAATRTQGCLMKDKFKANISIAIPAALAALALFLVFGKPETIVAAQYYDYNIIKILPYIFVLVLSLAGINVFIVLTGGIIFSGIIGIMTDSFTFIQFTKEIYTGFVNMNEIFILSLLTGGLATMVTKAGGVEWILHKIQKMITGKKSAQFGIGILVALTDFAVANNTVAIIINGSIAKKISEEHKLDNRRIAGILGIFSCIAQGIIPYGAQMLILIGFTKGAVTPFEVIPLLWYQQILLVLTCISVFIPFYKRFLPDESNKKQEDEIFENNSLFEMEREVAE, encoded by the coding sequence ATGACTAGTGTTAAACCAAGTTTTAAAGGACTTATTCCTTTTATTGTTTTTATTCTTGTATATCTTGGAGCCGGGATATTCTTTGAAATAAGAGGTGTAGAAATGGCTTTCTATCAACTTCCTTCACCGGTTGCCATAATGTGCGGTGTAATTGCAGCTTTTCTTCTTTTCAAAGGTACTATAACTGAAAAATTTGAAACTTTTATAAGCGGATGCGGACATTCTGATATTATAATTATGTGTATTATATATCTTCTTGCTGGTGCATTTGCTGGAGTTTCAAAAGCTATGGGAGGAGTGGAATCTACGGCTAACCTTGGACTTACTTTTATACCACCACAATATATAACTGCAGGAATATTTATTATTACAAGTTTTATTTCTACAGCTACAGGAACATCAGTAGGTGCCATTGTTGCTATTGCTCCAATAGCTCTTGAACTTTCTTCAAAAGCTAATGTTCCCCTTGCAATAATCTTATCAGCTGTAATGAGCGGATCTATGTTTGGGGATGACCTTTCTATGATTTCAGATACAACTATAGCTGCTACAAGAACTCAGGGATGTCTTATGAAAGACAAATTTAAGGCAAATATAAGTATTGCAATTCCAGCTGCTCTTGCTGCTCTTGCTCTTTTCCTTGTATTTGGAAAACCTGAAACTATTGTTGCTGCACAATATTATGACTACAATATTATAAAAATTCTTCCATATATTTTTGTTCTTGTACTTTCTCTTGCAGGAATAAATGTATTTATAGTTCTTACAGGAGGAATTATTTTCTCTGGTATAATTGGAATAATGACTGATTCTTTTACTTTTATACAATTTACAAAAGAAATTTATACAGGATTTGTAAATATGAATGAAATATTCATCCTTTCTCTTCTTACTGGAGGTCTTGCAACTATGGTTACAAAAGCTGGAGGAGTAGAATGGATTCTGCATAAAATTCAAAAAATGATAACAGGAAAAAAATCAGCACAATTTGGAATAGGTATCCTTGTTGCTCTTACTGACTTTGCTGTTGCAAATAATACTGTTGCTATTATCATCAACGGTTCTATTGCTAAAAAAATATCAGAAGAACACAAACTTGATAACAGAAGAATAGCAGGTATTCTTGGAATATTCTCATGTATTGCTCAAGGAATTATACCTTATGGAGCTCAGATGCTTATCCTTATAGGATTTACAAAAGGAGCTGTAACACCTTTTGAAGTAATTCCACTTCTTTGGTATCAACAAATTCTTTTAGTACTTA